Proteins co-encoded in one Polaromonas vacuolata genomic window:
- a CDS encoding O-succinylhomoserine sulfhydrylase: protein MTEKKLPEGLHRDTLAVRVAADKSQYGENSEALYLTSSFVQPDAATAARRFSGEEEGYTYSRFSNPTVTSFEKRLAALEGTEACIGTSSGMSAIMLMCFGLLKSGDHVICSRSMFGSTIKLIGSEFAKFGVESSFVSQTDLAEWQAAVRPTTKLLFAETPTNPLTEVCDIQGLADIAHAAGALLAVDNCFCSPALCRPVTMGADLITHSGTKYLDGEGRVIAGAICGTKKLIDEKFIPVMRSGGMSLSPFNAWVVLKGMETLSIRMQAQSAGALELATWLEAQPAVARVYYPGLASHPQHELAMRQQTINGQGCGGAVLSFDVKGADVESVRKNAFHVIDSTLVCSITANLGDTKTTITHPATTSHGRLSEAQRQSAGISQGLIRVAVGLEFIDDLKADLARGLDSLSV from the coding sequence ATGACAGAGAAGAAATTACCCGAAGGCCTGCACCGCGACACCTTGGCCGTGCGCGTAGCCGCTGATAAAAGCCAGTATGGCGAGAACTCAGAAGCGCTCTACCTCACCAGCAGCTTTGTGCAACCTGATGCTGCCACTGCCGCGCGGCGCTTTTCCGGCGAAGAAGAGGGCTACACCTATTCACGCTTTAGCAACCCGACCGTCACCAGTTTTGAAAAACGTCTGGCTGCGCTGGAAGGCACAGAAGCCTGCATAGGCACGTCTAGCGGCATGTCCGCCATCATGCTGATGTGTTTTGGGCTGTTGAAAAGCGGCGACCATGTGATTTGCTCGCGCTCTATGTTTGGCTCGACGATCAAGCTGATTGGCAGTGAGTTCGCTAAGTTTGGGGTTGAAAGCAGTTTTGTTTCCCAGACCGATTTAGCCGAGTGGCAAGCAGCGGTGCGCCCGACCACCAAGCTGCTGTTCGCCGAGACTCCGACCAATCCACTGACTGAAGTGTGTGACATTCAAGGACTCGCCGATATCGCGCATGCCGCTGGCGCTTTGCTGGCCGTCGATAACTGCTTTTGCTCGCCCGCATTGTGCCGGCCAGTGACTATGGGTGCTGACTTGATCACCCACTCCGGCACCAAATACTTAGATGGCGAAGGCCGCGTGATTGCTGGCGCGATTTGCGGCACGAAAAAACTCATAGATGAAAAATTCATACCCGTGATGCGCAGCGGCGGTATGTCGCTCTCGCCGTTTAATGCGTGGGTTGTGCTCAAAGGCATGGAGACCTTGTCTATCCGTATGCAAGCACAAAGCGCTGGCGCACTGGAACTTGCGACTTGGCTGGAAGCGCAGCCAGCGGTGGCGCGGGTCTACTATCCCGGTTTGGCGTCCCACCCGCAACATGAATTGGCCATGCGTCAGCAAACCATTAATGGCCAAGGCTGCGGCGGTGCGGTGTTGTCTTTTGATGTCAAGGGCGCGGATGTTGAGAGCGTACGCAAAAACGCTTTTCATGTGATTGACTCGACTTTGGTTTGCAGTATCACCGCCAATCTTGGCGATACCAAAACCACGATTACCCATCCAGCGACTACCTCGCACGGACGGCTGTCTGAGGCCCAGCGTCAGTCGGCCGGTATAAGCCAAGGCTTGATTCGTGTGGCCGTCGGCTTGGAATTCATTGATGACCTCAAAGCCGATTTGGCGCGTGGCCTAGACAGTCTGTCGGTCTGA
- the purF gene encoding amidophosphoribosyltransferase — protein MCGIVGVVSKAPVNQLIYDGLLLLQHRGQDAAGIVTQQGHKFYMHKAKGMVKDVFRTRNMRALPGNVGLGQVRYPTAGNAYSEDEAQPFYVNAPFGLVLSHNGNLTNAAELKTELFNTDHRHINTESDSEVLLNVLAHELEKTTRGLSLTPADVFAAVRGVHKRIKGSYAVVALIAGHGMLAFRDPFGIRPLCIGHGENEAGLTVMVASESVALEGTLHQLDRDIEPGEAVFVDLNGVVHAQQCAEKTELKPCIFEFVYLARPDSVLDGISVYQARLNLGETLAKRVISTVPPNEIDVIIPIPESSRPSASQLAHLLGIPYREGFVKNRYVGRTFIMPGQGVRKKSVRQKLNAIASEFKGRNVLLVDDSIVRGTTSREIVQMARDAGAKKVYLASAAPPVRFPNVYGIDMPTPNELVAHDRTVEEIRQVIGCDALIYQDVEGMKRAIGSLSKKINGFDASCFDGVYITGDITVETIAKMNAQRVDSSEDGDVDVSRLALPNPQE, from the coding sequence ATGTGCGGAATAGTCGGCGTCGTTAGCAAAGCCCCGGTCAACCAGTTGATATATGACGGTTTGTTGCTACTGCAGCACCGTGGCCAAGATGCCGCTGGCATCGTCACGCAGCAGGGCCACAAGTTCTACATGCACAAAGCCAAAGGCATGGTCAAAGATGTGTTTCGCACCCGTAATATGCGTGCTTTGCCGGGTAATGTGGGTCTGGGCCAAGTGCGTTATCCAACAGCGGGTAACGCTTACAGCGAAGACGAAGCACAACCGTTTTACGTCAACGCACCGTTTGGTTTGGTGTTGTCACATAACGGCAACCTAACCAATGCGGCCGAGTTAAAGACCGAACTGTTCAATACCGATCACAGGCATATCAATACCGAGAGCGACTCCGAGGTGCTGCTCAACGTGTTGGCGCACGAGTTAGAAAAAACCACGCGCGGCTTGTCGCTCACTCCGGCTGATGTATTTGCCGCCGTGCGCGGCGTGCACAAGCGCATTAAAGGCTCTTACGCTGTGGTGGCGTTGATAGCTGGTCACGGCATGTTGGCTTTTCGCGATCCGTTTGGAATTCGCCCGCTGTGCATTGGGCACGGCGAGAACGAAGCCGGCTTAACCGTCATGGTAGCCAGCGAATCGGTGGCGCTTGAAGGCACGCTGCATCAGCTTGACCGCGATATTGAGCCCGGTGAGGCGGTGTTTGTAGATTTGAACGGCGTGGTTCACGCCCAGCAGTGCGCGGAAAAAACCGAGCTCAAGCCATGTATTTTTGAGTTTGTTTATTTGGCACGGCCAGACTCGGTGCTCGACGGTATTTCGGTTTATCAGGCGCGTCTCAATTTAGGCGAGACCTTAGCCAAGCGCGTGATCTCCACCGTCCCGCCCAACGAGATAGATGTGATTATTCCCATCCCCGAGTCGAGCCGCCCGAGTGCTTCCCAACTTGCGCATTTGCTCGGCATTCCCTACCGCGAAGGCTTTGTTAAAAATCGCTACGTCGGCCGTACCTTCATCATGCCGGGCCAAGGCGTGCGCAAAAAATCGGTGCGCCAAAAGCTTAACGCGATTGCCAGCGAATTCAAGGGTCGCAACGTATTGTTGGTAGACGACTCCATCGTGCGCGGCACCACCAGTCGTGAGATCGTGCAAATGGCGCGCGATGCAGGTGCTAAAAAAGTTTATCTCGCCAGCGCTGCGCCGCCGGTACGCTTTCCCAACGTCTACGGCATTGATATGCCTACGCCGAATGAATTGGTCGCACACGACCGCACGGTAGAAGAAATTCGCCAAGTCATTGGCTGCGATGCGCTGATTTACCAAGACGTCGAAGGCATGAAGCGGGCGATTGGCTCGCTGAGTAAAAAAATTAATGGCTTTGATGCCTCATGCTTTGATGGCGTCTACATCACCGGCGACATCACCGTCGAGACGATTGCAAAAATGAACGCGCAACGCGTGGACAGCAGCGAGGATGGCGACGTCGATGTCTCCCGCCTAGCGCTGCCCAACCCACAGGAGTAA
- a CDS encoding CvpA family protein, translating to MASLDWIILALLLASMLLGALRGLVYEVLSVLGWAASFYAAQWIAPSVALMLPIQSLSQSARYATAFVLVFIAAIFLAGLFAVVLKKMVEAIGLRPVDRTMGAAFGLVRGLILLLVATVVMNMTSLNSSDWWRESKGAAVLASTLTTIKPMLPERFAAFLN from the coding sequence GTGGCCTCGCTTGACTGGATTATTCTTGCTTTGCTGCTCGCCTCCATGTTGCTGGGCGCTTTGCGTGGCTTGGTTTATGAGGTGTTGTCGGTGCTCGGCTGGGCCGCGTCTTTTTATGCGGCGCAGTGGATTGCACCCAGCGTAGCGCTGATGTTGCCGATTCAGTCTCTGAGCCAGTCGGCGCGTTACGCCACTGCGTTTGTTTTGGTTTTTATTGCGGCCATCTTTCTCGCCGGTTTGTTCGCCGTTGTTTTAAAGAAGATGGTTGAGGCGATTGGCCTGCGGCCAGTAGACCGCACCATGGGCGCGGCTTTTGGCTTAGTGCGCGGTTTGATATTGCTGCTGGTCGCCACGGTGGTGATGAATATGACCAGCTTAAACAGCAGCGACTGGTGGCGGGAATCGAAGGGCGCGGCGGTACTGGCCAGCACGCTGACCACCATCAAGCCCATGTTGCCAGAGCGCTTTGCAGCCTTCTTGAATTAG
- a CDS encoding SPOR domain-containing protein yields MSLFNFRRTSAAAPSNATSGTQTESLEVVRQRAKHRLIGSALLVLIGIVVFPLLFDTQPRPIAIDIAIEIPGKNTLKPLVVPAAQTNIATSPTAETPSAVPVPTAPAPVATSAVPAAEKLTPSAGLSPKEEILVEPKPVSPAVVQAPIAEVKPSLKAEAKTLEDKPVALSKDGARAKALLEGRATPPAVTNPVESAASESRLIVQVGAFADASKAREIRAKLEKAGLKTYTQLIETSEGSRTRVRVGPFTNRADAEKAAGKIKTLDLPAAILTL; encoded by the coding sequence ATGTCGCTTTTTAACTTTCGCCGTACTAGCGCAGCCGCACCTTCCAATGCCACTTCGGGCACGCAAACCGAGAGTCTGGAAGTCGTACGTCAACGCGCCAAGCACCGGCTTATAGGCTCGGCCTTGCTGGTTTTGATAGGCATTGTGGTTTTTCCTCTGCTTTTCGATACTCAACCACGGCCGATTGCGATTGATATTGCGATTGAGATTCCCGGAAAAAACACTCTCAAGCCGTTGGTGGTGCCGGCCGCTCAGACCAATATCGCCACGTCGCCGACGGCCGAAACACCTAGCGCTGTGCCTGTCCCTACAGCACCAGCGCCGGTTGCCACTAGCGCTGTGCCAGCCGCTGAAAAATTGACACCTAGCGCTGGCCTGTCTCCCAAAGAAGAAATACTTGTTGAGCCAAAGCCCGTCAGTCCGGCCGTTGTTCAAGCGCCAATCGCTGAGGTCAAGCCCAGCCTTAAAGCTGAAGCCAAAACTCTTGAGGACAAACCCGTGGCGCTGTCCAAAGACGGCGCGCGTGCAAAGGCTTTGCTTGAAGGTCGAGCCACCCCACCAGCAGTGACCAATCCGGTTGAATCTGCTGCCAGCGAGTCGAGATTAATCGTGCAGGTAGGCGCGTTTGCCGATGCATCCAAAGCCCGCGAGATTCGCGCCAAGCTAGAAAAAGCCGGACTCAAGACCTATACCCAGTTAATAGAAACATCTGAGGGCAGTCGCACCCGAGTGCGTGTTGGTCCGTTCACCAATCGTGCAGATGCAGAAAAAGCCGCTGGCAAGATCAAGACGCTTGATCTGCCCGCTGCGATCTTGACCCTGTGA
- the folC gene encoding bifunctional tetrahydrofolate synthase/dihydrofolate synthase, giving the protein MKNTPQTLEDWLTHCERLHPISIDMTLERVRAAALRLGLAFDCPIITVAGTNGKGSTCAMLEAVLLEAGYRTGVFTSPHLVHFQERCRVRGEIVTPEALTPYFERVELARTQGGEEISLSYFEFTTLAILLLLADAKLDVVVLEVGLGGRLDAVNILDADCAVITSIDLDHMEFLGPDRESIGFEKAGIMRAGRPVVCSDPVPPQSILDHAAAIGADLWQFGKDFNFSGDKQQWGWAGRGRRYAGLAYPALRGANQLVNAAGVLAALTAVRDHLPVTAQAVRNGLSMVDLPARFQIIPGQPTLVLDVAHNPHSVAALSENLDAMGFYPCTHGIFGAMGDKDLETMFARINPLIDKWYFTDLPTPRAASGADLMAKSLAQQTRKDVLTLSFSSPEQALQAAIAAADPADRIVVFGSFYTVGGILKDGVPRLLAKHMTV; this is encoded by the coding sequence ATGAAAAACACACCGCAAACCCTTGAAGACTGGCTCACCCATTGCGAGCGACTGCATCCCATCAGCATAGACATGACTTTAGAGCGTGTTCGCGCTGCGGCTTTGCGCCTAGGTTTGGCATTTGATTGCCCGATCATCACGGTGGCCGGCACCAACGGCAAAGGCTCTACTTGCGCCATGCTCGAAGCGGTATTGTTAGAAGCGGGCTATCGCACCGGGGTTTTTACCTCGCCGCATCTGGTGCATTTTCAAGAGCGCTGCCGAGTGCGCGGCGAGATTGTCACGCCAGAGGCTTTGACGCCTTATTTTGAGCGCGTCGAGCTGGCTAGAACTCAGGGCGGGGAAGAGATTTCCTTAAGCTATTTCGAGTTCACAACGCTAGCTATTTTGCTGCTCTTAGCAGACGCCAAGCTAGATGTGGTGGTGCTTGAGGTCGGACTAGGCGGGCGGCTAGACGCGGTCAACATACTTGATGCCGATTGTGCGGTGATCACCAGCATTGACCTTGACCACATGGAGTTTCTTGGCCCAGACCGCGAAAGCATAGGCTTTGAAAAAGCCGGCATCATGCGCGCCGGCCGACCTGTGGTGTGCAGCGACCCAGTGCCGCCACAAAGCATTTTGGACCACGCCGCCGCAATCGGCGCTGACCTCTGGCAGTTTGGTAAAGACTTTAATTTTTCCGGCGACAAGCAGCAGTGGGGCTGGGCCGGCCGCGGTCGGCGCTACGCTGGTCTGGCATATCCTGCACTGCGCGGCGCGAACCAGTTAGTCAATGCAGCGGGTGTGCTGGCAGCGTTAACTGCCGTGCGGGATCACCTGCCGGTGACGGCGCAAGCGGTGCGCAATGGTTTGTCTATGGTGGATTTGCCTGCACGTTTTCAAATCATCCCGGGTCAGCCTACGCTGGTGCTGGATGTGGCGCATAACCCGCACTCGGTTGCTGCTTTATCTGAAAATTTAGACGCAATGGGCTTTTACCCTTGCACGCATGGAATCTTTGGCGCTATGGGCGATAAAGATCTTGAGACCATGTTTGCACGCATTAATCCTTTGATTGATAAATGGTATTTCACTGATTTACCCACACCCAGAGCGGCTAGCGGCGCGGATTTAATGGCTAAGTCTTTGGCGCAACAAACTCGTAAAGATGTGCTCACGCTTTCTTTCTCTAGTCCTGAGCAAGCCTTGCAAGCAGCAATAGCCGCAGCAGACCCCGCTGATAGAATCGTTGTCTTTGGTTCTTTCTACACAGTGGGTGGTATTTTAAAAGATGGCGTGCCGCGTCTTTTAGCCAAGCATATGACGGTTTAA
- a CDS encoding arsenate reductase, whose amino-acid sequence MITLYGIPNCDTVKKARAWLDSQGLAYTFHNFKRQGVPLDRIPVWSQALGWERLINRQGMTWQKLTDKQKADAGKLAGAMALMQAESSVIKRPIVEWQDPITTTITLGFDTQTWSMQADELKDNERRASLAKAAG is encoded by the coding sequence ATGATTACGTTATATGGAATTCCCAATTGCGACACTGTCAAAAAAGCCCGAGCCTGGCTAGACAGTCAAGGCCTTGCCTACACCTTTCACAACTTCAAGCGCCAGGGCGTGCCACTCGACCGGATTCCGGTTTGGAGTCAAGCACTCGGCTGGGAACGACTGATTAACCGCCAAGGCATGACTTGGCAAAAACTAACTGACAAACAAAAAGCCGATGCAGGCAAACTCGCAGGTGCAATGGCGCTAATGCAAGCAGAGTCCAGCGTTATCAAGCGGCCAATAGTCGAGTGGCAAGACCCCATTACGACGACGATTACGCTGGGTTTTGACACCCAGACTTGGTCTATGCAGGCGGATGAGCTTAAAGATAACGAACGCAGGGCGAGTTTGGCAAAAGCGGCTGGATAA
- a CDS encoding glycine zipper 2TM domain-containing protein, with product MKKVIVLSTAAIAALMSMNASAIEIMARVVSSTPVLQQVAVPHQVCNNEAVVVQSQKSGAGALLGAVAGGAAGNAIGNGGGRAVATMLGLFGGAILGNNIEGSNNQVQNVQRCGTQTSYENRTSHFNVVYEYQGAQYNVQMPQDPGQYVRLQVTPVGGMNSGPQTYSQPTSPVYITPAQPVYVQPSVTYIQEAPVVYRAPVYYQRQSYVSPYYASPVGLSVNLGFGSGYRGGYGGHGGYGAYSGHGGYGGDRHWR from the coding sequence ATGAAAAAAGTTATTGTCTTATCCACCGCTGCTATCGCCGCCTTAATGTCCATGAATGCGTCTGCCATAGAGATCATGGCCCGCGTCGTCTCCAGCACACCAGTACTGCAACAAGTGGCAGTACCGCATCAGGTTTGCAACAACGAAGCGGTGGTGGTCCAGTCGCAAAAGTCCGGTGCTGGTGCTTTGCTAGGCGCTGTGGCCGGCGGCGCTGCTGGCAACGCCATCGGTAACGGCGGTGGCCGAGCCGTAGCGACCATGCTGGGTTTGTTTGGCGGCGCCATATTAGGCAACAACATTGAGGGCTCTAACAACCAAGTCCAAAATGTGCAGCGCTGCGGCACCCAGACAAGTTACGAAAACCGCACCAGCCACTTTAACGTGGTCTACGAATACCAAGGTGCCCAGTACAACGTGCAGATGCCGCAAGACCCTGGTCAATACGTACGTCTGCAGGTGACACCTGTAGGCGGTATGAATTCGGGTCCACAAACTTATTCGCAGCCAACTTCACCGGTTTACATCACACCGGCACAACCGGTTTACGTACAACCCTCTGTGACCTATATCCAAGAAGCCCCAGTGGTGTATCGGGCACCGGTCTACTACCAACGTCAGTCATACGTATCGCCTTACTACGCCTCGCCAGTTGGCCTATCGGTTAACTTAGGCTTTGGCAGTGGCTACCGTGGTGGTTATGGCGGCCACGGTGGTTATGGTGCTTATAGCGGTCATGGCGGTTATGGCGGCGATCGCCACTGGCGTTAA
- a CDS encoding anti-sigma factor, with product MNITRNPTLVDQLAASYALGTLRGGARRRFEELARVNASVRAAALLWQGQLASVTELQPDIAPNPLVWTRINNLVQAEKQARAMQTARNLAKPSLSWWANLSLWRGASAVGTLAAVAALFMVGNLSGLNQSLGQQVSSLGSEVKNLNTRLDAAPEIRYVAVLADDKAAASMLVTFDAKHRQLLLKRVGAFQEQPDRSLQLWALPEGGAPKSIGVMGSDAVLRLTVGHNDMASVPMLAVTLEAKGGVPEGSGPKGPLLFKGALLQTVL from the coding sequence ATGAATATCACGCGAAACCCGACTTTGGTCGATCAGCTAGCAGCGAGTTATGCGTTGGGTACGCTGCGCGGCGGCGCGCGCCGGCGCTTTGAAGAACTCGCCAGAGTGAATGCCTCTGTGCGCGCAGCAGCGCTGCTGTGGCAGGGTCAGCTGGCTTCGGTAACTGAACTGCAGCCCGATATTGCGCCTAACCCTCTGGTGTGGACGCGGATTAACAACTTAGTCCAAGCTGAAAAGCAGGCCAGAGCTATGCAGACGGCTCGCAACCTAGCCAAGCCTTCGCTCAGTTGGTGGGCCAACTTGAGTCTGTGGCGCGGCGCTTCGGCGGTCGGTACGCTGGCGGCTGTGGCGGCGCTGTTTATGGTGGGTAACCTCAGTGGTTTGAATCAAAGTTTGGGGCAACAAGTCAGTAGTCTGGGCTCTGAGGTTAAAAACTTGAATACCCGTTTAGATGCAGCACCAGAGATTCGTTATGTTGCCGTACTGGCTGATGACAAGGCGGCGGCGTCTATGTTGGTGACTTTTGATGCCAAACATCGTCAGTTATTGCTCAAACGCGTGGGCGCTTTTCAGGAGCAACCGGATAGGTCATTGCAGCTATGGGCATTGCCAGAGGGCGGTGCGCCTAAATCCATTGGTGTGATGGGCTCTGACGCAGTTTTGAGATTGACCGTCGGTCACAACGATATGGCCAGTGTGCCCATGTTGGCCGTGACCTTAGAGGCCAAAGGCGGCGTACCCGAGGGCAGTGGTCCTAAAGGCCCGCTGCTGTTTAAAGGCGCTTTACTGCAGACGGTGTTGTGA
- a CDS encoding sigma-70 family RNA polymerase sigma factor, whose product MNNESQDAQLIALLERIALFDEPALRELYEISSSRLYGVAVRVVSNREWAEDVLQDAFINIWRVAGSYKASLSPPMAWLGLVVRSRGLDFLRRRTSDRVDKSLELDEVISDTVAGDSPNPADQADASQQALALQHCLSLLENKQREVVSLAYLRDMSHAELSEQLKLPLGTVKTWIRRGLAQLRECMTKVA is encoded by the coding sequence ATGAATAATGAAAGCCAAGACGCTCAGCTGATCGCTCTTTTAGAACGTATTGCGCTGTTTGACGAACCCGCATTACGCGAGTTATACGAGATCAGCTCATCCCGTCTCTACGGCGTGGCGGTTCGGGTGGTGAGTAACCGCGAGTGGGCAGAGGACGTGTTGCAAGATGCCTTTATAAATATTTGGCGTGTTGCGGGAAGTTATAAAGCTTCGCTCTCGCCACCTATGGCTTGGCTGGGTTTGGTTGTACGCAGTCGTGGTTTAGATTTTTTGCGTAGACGCACGTCCGACCGGGTTGATAAGTCTTTAGAGCTTGATGAGGTGATTTCAGACACTGTTGCAGGCGACTCACCTAACCCAGCGGATCAAGCGGATGCTAGTCAGCAGGCACTAGCCTTGCAGCACTGCTTGAGTTTGTTAGAGAACAAGCAGCGCGAAGTAGTGAGTTTGGCTTATTTGCGTGACATGAGTCATGCGGAATTATCCGAGCAGCTCAAGCTGCCGCTGGGCACAGTAAAGACATGGATACGGCGCGGATTGGCGCAATTGCGTGAATGCATGACAAAGGTTGCTTGA
- a CDS encoding pyrimidine/purine nucleoside phosphorylase yields MTTEKINNISVTTLANVYFDGKCISYGITYADGSKKSVGVILPASLTFSTGAPEIMECVGGACDYKLPGSDNWVRSEAGEKFSIPGNAKFDIRVAQGFAAYHYICHFG; encoded by the coding sequence ATGACCACTGAAAAAATCAACAACATCAGCGTCACCACTTTGGCCAACGTTTACTTTGACGGTAAATGCATTAGTTACGGCATCACCTATGCCGACGGCAGTAAAAAGTCTGTTGGCGTGATATTGCCGGCGAGCTTGACGTTTTCCACAGGCGCACCCGAAATCATGGAATGCGTTGGCGGCGCCTGCGACTACAAACTGCCGGGCAGCGACAACTGGGTGCGCAGCGAAGCTGGCGAGAAATTCAGCATTCCTGGCAACGCCAAATTTGACATCCGTGTGGCCCAAGGCTTTGCGGCTTATCACTACATTTGCCACTTCGGCTAA
- the argG gene encoding argininosuccinate synthase has translation MSTILQNLPKGQKVGIAFSGGLDTSAALHWMKLKGAVPYAYTANLGQPDEPDYEEIPRKAMQYGAELARLIDCRSQLATEGIAALQSGAFHITTAGVTYFNTTPLGRAVTGTMLVAAMKEDDVNIWGDGSTFKGNDIERFYRYGLLTNPDLKIYKPWLDQLFIDELGGRSEMSAFMTQAGFGYKMSAEKAYSTDSNMLGATHEAKDLEFLNSGMKIVQPIMGVAFWKDEVEIKREEITVRFEEGQPVALNGKRFDSLVELILEANRIGGRHGLGMSDQIENRIIEAKSRGIYEAPGLALLFIAYERLLTGIHNEDTIEQYRDNGRKLGRLLYQGRWFDPQAIMLRESAQRWVARAITGEVTIELRRGNDYSLLNTVSEHLTYKPERLTMEKGESSFSPADRIGQLTMRNLDILDTRDKLGIYTRVGLISHEESGMPSLGAPESK, from the coding sequence ATGTCCACCATTCTTCAAAACCTACCCAAAGGCCAAAAAGTCGGCATCGCGTTTTCGGGCGGCTTAGACACCAGCGCTGCGCTGCATTGGATGAAACTCAAGGGCGCAGTGCCCTACGCCTACACCGCCAACTTGGGTCAACCGGATGAGCCGGACTACGAAGAAATTCCGCGTAAAGCCATGCAGTACGGCGCCGAACTGGCCCGCCTGATCGACTGCCGCAGCCAACTCGCCACAGAAGGCATTGCCGCTTTGCAGAGCGGCGCTTTTCACATCACCACGGCAGGCGTGACGTATTTCAACACCACGCCACTGGGCCGCGCGGTCACCGGCACCATGTTGGTGGCGGCGATGAAAGAAGACGACGTCAACATCTGGGGCGATGGCAGCACCTTTAAAGGCAACGACATTGAGCGTTTTTACCGCTACGGTTTGCTGACCAATCCAGACTTAAAAATCTACAAACCTTGGTTAGACCAGTTGTTCATCGACGAGCTGGGCGGGCGCAGCGAGATGTCAGCCTTTATGACCCAAGCGGGCTTTGGCTACAAAATGTCAGCCGAAAAGGCTTATTCCACCGACTCCAACATGCTGGGTGCTACCCACGAAGCGAAAGACTTAGAGTTTTTAAACAGCGGCATGAAGATAGTCCAGCCCATCATGGGCGTGGCTTTCTGGAAAGATGAAGTCGAGATCAAACGCGAAGAAATCACCGTGCGCTTTGAAGAAGGCCAACCGGTCGCTTTAAACGGCAAACGCTTTGACAGCTTGGTCGAGTTAATCCTCGAAGCCAACCGCATCGGCGGACGCCACGGTCTGGGCATGAGCGACCAGATAGAAAACCGCATCATTGAAGCTAAAAGCCGCGGTATTTACGAAGCTCCTGGTCTGGCTTTGCTGTTTATCGCCTATGAGCGCTTGCTCACCGGCATTCATAACGAAGACACCATAGAGCAGTACCGCGACAACGGCCGCAAACTCGGTCGCCTGCTTTATCAAGGTCGCTGGTTTGATCCGCAAGCCATCATGCTGCGGGAAAGCGCCCAGCGCTGGGTCGCACGCGCCATCACCGGCGAGGTGACGATTGAGCTGCGCCGTGGCAACGATTACTCGCTGCTTAACACCGTGTCTGAGCACCTGACCTATAAGCCAGAGCGTTTGACCATGGAAAAAGGCGAGTCTAGCTTTTCGCCAGCCGACCGAATTGGTCAGCTGACTATGCGCAATCTAGACATTCTGGACACGCGCGACAAGTTAGGCATTTACACCCGCGTCGGCCTAATCTCGCACGAGGAAAGCGGCATGCCAAGCTTGGGCGCGCCGGAAAGCAAATAA